From one Triticum urartu cultivar G1812 chromosome 3, Tu2.1, whole genome shotgun sequence genomic stretch:
- the LOC125545605 gene encoding pentatricopeptide repeat-containing protein At3g21470-like: MASRAKQLHAHYLVAALGDPDKWTCLVKEYAANASLRDAALVYARHLPRQTHHLPLLPALLKAAASRAGPGLGLGRSLHGEAVKSAFAGELLVGTTLVSMYCKCGLLADARRVFDGMPGRNVVTCNAMLAGYAAAGDTGQAEALFGRMGSRTSVTWATMIRGFAEKGDMAGARRWFDATPMGMRTVVTWTVLVHGYVAAGDMETARELFYAMPARNVFVWSSMVTGYFKAGDADEARAMFDRVPVRNLVSWNALIAGYAQIGRSEEALHAFHSMLEDRVKPDEFTMASVLSACAQLGSLKQGRKVHEFMDRTRIRKNHFVLNGLVDMYAKCGDLEYARKVFDSIQRRNTECWNSMISALASHGRSEEAIRLFSQMECSEQKPNGVTLLAVLGACTHGGFVEEGLRVFNSFGAYGVAAGVEHYGCLVDLLGRAGRLEEAHAIVKSMAMEPNEVIWGALLGACRVHDNAEMSERVSDEINQLRSDGASTNDAEYIMLSNILAASERWEQAERVRRKMANHGVEKTPGCSSVELDIPEHKVRCR; encoded by the coding sequence ATGGCTAGCCGAGCGAAGCAGCTCCACGCGCACTACCTGGTGGCCGCGCTCGGCGACCCTGACAAGTGGACCTGCCTCGTCAAGGAGTACGCCGCCAATGCCTCCCTCCGGGACGCCGCCCTCGTCTACGCCAGGCACCTGCCCCGCCAGACGCACCACCTGCCCCTCCTCCCCGCCCTCCTCAaggccgccgcctcccgcgccggcCCCGGCCTCGGCCTCGGCAGGTCCCTCCACGGCGAGGCCGTCAAGTCCGCGTTCGCCGGCGAGCTGCTCGTGGGCACCACGCTGGTGTCCATGTACTGCAAGTGCGGCCTCCTCGCCGACGCGCGCCGCGTGTTCGACGGAATGCCGGGCAGGAACGTGGTCACCTGCAACGCGATGCTCGCCGGGTACGCCGCGGCCGGCGACACGGGGCAGGCGGAGGCGCTGTTCGGCCGCATGGGCTCCCGGACGTCCGTCACGTGGGCGACGATGATCCGCGGGTTCGCCGAGAAGGGGGACATGGCGGGGGCGCGGAGGTGGTTCGACGCGACGCCCATGGGCATGCGGACCGTCGTCACGTGGACCGTGCTCGTGCACGGCTATGTGGCCGCCGGGGACATGGAGACCGCGAGGGAGCTGTTCTACGCCATGCCCGCGAGGAACGTGTTCGTGTGGTCGTCGATGGTCACGGGGTACTTCAAGGCCGGCGATGCCGATGAGGCGCGGGCGATGTTCGACAGGGTTCCGGTGCGGAACCTGGTGAGCTGGAACGCGCTGATTGCCGGGTACGCGCAAATCGGGCGCTCCGAGGAGGCGTTGCATGCCTTTCACTCGATGTTGGAGGACAGGGTCAAGCCGGACGAGTTCACCATGGCCAGCGTGCTGTCTGCCTGCGCGCAGCTCGGGTCGCTAAAGCAAGGGAGGAAGGTTCATGAGTTCATGGACCGGACGCGTATACGGAAGAATCACTTCGTTTTGAATGGCCTGGTTGATATGTACGCCAAGTGCGGCGACCTCGAGTACGcccgcaaggtgttcgacagCATCCAACGGAGGAATACCGAATGCTGGAACTCGATGATCTCCGCGCTCGCAAGCCATGGACGGAGCGAAGAGGCGATACGGCTGTTTTCCCAGATGGAGTGCTCGGAGCAGAAGCCCAATGGGGTCACACTCCTCGCCGTGCTTGGAGCTTGTACCCACGGAGGGTTTGTGGAAGAAGGCCTAAGGGTTTTTAACAGTTTCGGCGCGTATGGAGTCGCTGCCGGAGTGGAGCATTACGGTTGCCTGGTCGATCTCCTGGGCCGTGCAGGAAGACTCGAGGAAGCTCATGCGATTGTCAAGAGCATGGCGATGGAGCCTAACGAGGTCATCTGGGGCGCTCTTCTCGGAGCTTGCAGGGTGCATGACAATGCAGAGATGTCTGAACGGGTGTCAGATGAGATCAACCAGTTGCGCTCTGATGGTGCATCAACTAATGACGCGGAGTACATCATGCTGTCAAATATCTTGGCCGCGTCCGAGAGGTGGGAGCAGGCAGAGCGTGTCAGGAGAAAGATGGCAAACCATGGGGTTGAGAAGACTCCCGGGTGCAGTTCAGTTGAGCTTGACATTCCTGAACACAAAGTGCGTTGCAGATAG
- the LOC125545606 gene encoding stearoyl-[acyl-carrier-protein] 9-desaturase 1, chloroplastic-like produces MQAQGLLRVPGHPAAARPLPRRQCRVSAVAAAAPSVQRGVTHSMPPEKAEVFQSLRGWAAGSLLPLLRPVEDIWQPADFLPDSSSEMFEHEVRELRARAAALPDDYFVVLVGDMVTEEALPTYQTMINTLDGVRDETGASACPWAVWTRAWTAEENRHGDVLNKYMYLSGRVDMRMVEKTVQYLIGSGMDPRTENNPYLGFVYTSFQERATAVSHGNTARLARAHGDDVLARTCGTIAADEKRHETAYSRIVEQLLRLDPDGAMLAIADMMRKRITMPAHLMHDGSDMSLFEHFASVAQRLGVYTAQDYTDIVEFLVKRWKLEALEGGLSGEGRRARDFVCGLAPRMRRAAERAADRAKKDEPRKVRFSWIFDREVVV; encoded by the exons ATGCAGGCCCAGGGCCTCCTCCGCGTCCCCGGCCacccggcggcggcgcggccccTCCCGCGCCGGCAATGCCGCGTGTCggccgtggcggcggcggcgccgtcggTGCAGCGCGGCGTGACGCACTCGATGCCGCCGGAGAAGGCGGAGGTGTTCCAGTCGCTGCGGGGCTGGGCGGCGGGGTCGCTGCTGCCGCTGCTCCGGCCCGTGGAGGACATCTGGCAGCCGGCGGACTTCctgccggactcgtcgtccgagATGTTCGAGCACGAGGTGCGCGAGCTGCGGGCCCGCGCCGCGGCGCTGCCCGACGACTACTTCGTGGTGCTGGTGGGGGACATGGTCACCGAGGAGGCGCTCCCCACGTACCAGACCATGATCAACACCCTCGACGGCGTCCGCGACGAGACCGGCGCCAGCGCCTGCCCCTGGGCCGTCTGGACCCGCGCCTGGACCGCCGAGGAGAACCGCCACGGCGACGTCCTCAACAAGTACATGTACCTCTCCGGCCGCGTCGACATGCGCATGGTCGAGAAGACCGTCCAGTACCTCATCGGCTCCGGCATG GACCCGAGGACGGAGAACAACCCGTACCTGGGCTTTGTGTACACGAGCTTCCAGGAGCGCGCCACGGCCGTCTCCCACGGCAACACCGCGCGGCTCGCCAGGGCGCACGGCGACGACGTGCTGGCGCGCACTTGCGGCACCATCGCCGCCGACGAGAAGCGCCACGAGACGGCCTACAGCCGCATCGTGGAGCAGCTGCTGCGGCTCGACCCGGACGGCGCCATGCTCGCCATCGCGGACATGATGCGCAAGCGGATCACCATGCCCGCGCACCTCATGCACGACGGCAGCGACATGAGCCTGTTCGAGCATTTCGCGTCCGTGGCCCAGCGCCTCGGCGTGTACACCGCGCAGGACTACACCGACATCGTCGAGTTCCTCGTCAAGCGGTGGAAGCTGGAGGCGCTGGAGGGCGGGCTCTCCGGCGAAGGCCGGAGGGCCCGGGACTTCGTCTGCGGGCTCGCGCCGAGGATGCGGCGCGCGGCGGAGAGGGCGGCCGACAGGGCCAAGAAGGACGAGCCCAGGAAGGTCAGGTTCAGCTGGATCTTTGATAGGGAAGTGGTTGTCTAG